A stretch of Gallus gallus isolate bGalGal1 chromosome 2, bGalGal1.mat.broiler.GRCg7b, whole genome shotgun sequence DNA encodes these proteins:
- the C2H8orf82 gene encoding UPF0598 protein C8orf82 homolog isoform X1, with product MRRAVSLRAAAAAYRRGSERGCGHTADTGAERGPAYRQGQSPAPRRREYFYWVDTHGRLYLDDAKVKNFITCFKDERFLAFFFRHLQPNRSGRYEDSFPFLSLCGPEHNFVRCQDLPVVFTRVLEGEKGSGALLSYCGGGHRLVVPFQPHCLTYWPQNGRLYHPGPEGGGGVGLVRSALVEEWGDGFEYGAGGATPTHFVWGGRRYALGHPLCPYDDVPNVPTFPWHSSMVSPMSPW from the exons ATGCGCCGCGCAGTGTCGCTGAGGGCCGCGGCCGCCGCGTACCGACGGGGATCGGAACGGGGATGCGGACACACAGCGGACACCGGTGCGGAACGCGGCCCGGCCTACCGGCAGGGACAGAGCCCCGCACCGCGGCGCCGGGAGTATTTCTATTGGGTGGATACGCACGGGAGG CTGTACCTGGATGATGCCAAAGTGAAGAACTTCATCACCTGCTTTAAAG ACGAGCGCTTCCTCGCCTTCTTCTTCCGCCACCTGCAGCCCAACCGCAGCGGCCGCTACGAGgattccttccctttcctctccctctgcGGCCCCGAACACAACTTTGTGCGCTGCCAGGACCTGCCCGTCGTCTTCACtcgggtcctggaaggtgaaAAGGGCTCCGGAGCTCTGCTGTCCTATTGCGGAGGCGGTCACCGTTTGGTGGTCCCGTTTCAGCCCCATTGTTTGACGTATTGGCCCCAAAACGGACGGCTGTACCACCCGGGGCcggaagggggagggggggtggggttGGTGAGGTCGGCGTTGGTGGAGGAGTGGGGCGATGGGTTCGAatatggggcggggggggcgaCCCCGACCCATTTTGTGTGGGGTGGGCGGCGGTACGCCTTGGGGCACCCGTTG TGTCCCTACGACGATGTTCCCAATGTCCCCACCTTCccatggcacagctccatggtgtccccaatgtccccatggtgA
- the LOC121113107 gene encoding vegetative cell wall protein gp1-like isoform X5, whose translation MGGDVSFRSYWWSHTWRCVLQILLVVLWVEMCPSDPTGGPTGGDLSFRSHWWCHRSYWGSHGWRCVLQILLVVLQVEMGPSNPTGGPTGPSDPIGGPTGGDVSFRSHWWYHTSSDPTGGPTCPSDSTGGPRRPSDPTDGPTRPSDPTGGPRRPSDPTDGPTRPSDPTGGPRRPSDPTDGPTRPSDPTGGPRRPSDPTDGPTRPSDPSDGPTRPSDPTDGPTCPSGADGDTTSPAASPRNGHQDGTRPACPVPPMPPVTSACPSCPQSSTPSPPRRSSPPLSAVPVPAVTPKSSRWTPTPQKVPVPPSLRWGAGSGVRGENLGGAVGGDGWGVGKGTVVG comes from the coding sequence ATGGGTGGAGATGTGTCCTTCAGATCCTATTGGTGGTCCCACACGTGGAGATGTGTCCTTCAGATCCTATTGGTGGTTCTATGGGTAGAGATGTGTCCTTCAGATCCTACTGGTGGTCCCACAGGTGGAGATTTGTCCTTCAGATCCCACTGGTGGTGCCACAGATCCTATTGGGGATCCCATGGGTGGAGATGTGTCCTTCAGATCCTATTGGTGGTCCTACAGGTAGAGATGGGTCCTTCAAATCCTACTGGTGGTCCCACAGGTCCTTCAGATCCTATTGGTGGTCCCACAGGTGGAGATGTGTCCTTCAGATCCCACTGGTGGTACCACACATCCTCAGATCCCACTGGTGGTCCCACATGTCCTTCAGACTCCACTGGTGGTCCCAGACGTCCTTCAGACCCCACTGATGGTCCCACACGTCCTTCAGACCCCACTGGTGGTCCCAGACGTCCTTCAGACCCCACTGATGGTCCCACACGTCCTTCAGACCCCACTGGTGGTCCCAGACGTCCTTCAGACCCCACTGATGGTCCCACACGTCCTTCAGACCCCACTGGTGGTCCCAGACGTCCTTCAGACCCCACTGATGGTCCCACACGTCCTTCAGACCCCTCTGATGGTCCCACACGTCCTTCAGACCCCACTGATGGTCCCACGTGTCCTTCAGGAGCTGACGGTGACACCACATCACCCGCTGCTTCTCCAAGGAACGGCCACCAAGACGGGACAAGACCAGCCTGCCCAGttcccccaatgcccccagtGACGTCCGCGTGTCCCTCCTGTCCCCAAAGttccaccccatccccccccaggAGGTCTTCCCCACCCCTCTCCGCCGTCCCCGTCCCCGCCGTCACCCCAAAGTCCTCCAGGTGGACACCCACCCCCCAGAAGGTTCCGGTCCCACCGTCCCTCCGGTGGGGGGCGGGGAGTGGGGTGCGGGGCGAGAAtttggggggggctgtggggggggatgggtggggggtgggaaagggGACGGTCGTGGGGTGA
- the LRRC14 gene encoding leucine-rich repeat-containing protein 14 — protein MGNPFWEDQCGGLRAGGRLDHPLCTQSAGLPLSVPVTTFCPLPHTHSRPLPAPETPTMTPTVTPTTASSLVSLCARRLAAHLPTARRALPLLPAELYPVLLHAALLDRRVPLLRDVVRSWPFPVLSLRRDPHRHPDKLCVQAVLLAVTAGLRSGTGPRPCLRVLDMTGIQDGAEHGPDGVTLWSGTVLLAKACLEASQRRTEPRGAKRRKGSPVPPVEIRVDLFVNSTSGAILKAALRSGGAVRLRCRDFHAEELSLGGTVDLLEALEPVGLRRVELRFNNLGLEGLCQVVPRLARFPDLASVRLPYSNVDVRRPGTEDGLRELAEALGWLRGLRELNLGSCRLAGRLRLLLGSLQRPLESLELPFCHLQPCDLTFLAHSPHASALKKLDLSGNDLSSSLLPAFLHLLPAVSSSLRHLDMAECHLGDAHLPILLPPLRRCALLSYLGLFGNALSSKGLKVLLEGTLPLTSLRLVVHPYPIDCHGDDGDGDVPEGRVAAVRDELRGMLRSAGRDEEMWTSSLHHHGGFDFFVL, from the exons ATGGGGAACCCATTCTGGGAGGATCAGTGTGGGGGTCTCAGGGCTGGGGGTCGCCTGGATCACCCGCTGTGCACTCAGAGCGCTGGGCTCCCCCTGTCTGTCCCCGTGACCACATTTTGTCCCCTTCCCCACACCCACAGCCGCCCCCTACCCGCCCCAGAGACCCCCACCATGACCCCCACCGTGACCCCCACCACCGCCTCCTCTCTCGTCTCACTCTGCGCCCGCCGCCTCGCCGCCCACCTCCCCACGGCCCGCCGCGCTctgcctctcctccctgccGAGCTGTACCCCGTGCTGCTCCACGCCGCCCTCCTGGACCGCCGCGTTCCCCTCCTGAGGGACGTGGTGAGGTCCTGGCCCTTCCCCGTCCTCTCCCTACGCCGCGACCCCCACCGCCACCCCGACAAACTCTGCGTGCAGGCGGTCCTCCTCGCCGTCACCGCGGGGCTGCGGTCCGGCACCGG CCCGCGGCCGTGCCTGCGAGTGCTGGACATGACGGGCATCCAGGACGGTGCCGAACACGGTCCGGACGGTGTCACCCTGTGGTCGGGGACGGTGCTGCTGGCCAAGGCCTGCCTGGAAGCCTCGCAGCGCCGAACTGAACCGCGCGGTGCCAAACGGCGGAAGGGCTCCCCAGTGCCACCGGTGGAAATCCGCGTCGACCTCTTTGTCAACAGCACCTCCGGGGCCATCCTGAAGGCGGCCCTACGCAGCGGAGGGGCCGTACGCCTGCGCTGCCGGGACTTCCACGCCGAGGAGCTGTCGCTGGGCGGCACCGTGGATCTGTTGGAGGCGTTGGAGCCGGTCGGCTTGCGACGCGTCGAGCTGCGCTTCAACAACTTGGGGCTGGAAGGGCTGTGCCAGGTGGTGCCGAGGCTCGCTCGGTTCCCGGACCTGGCCAGCGTGAGGCTGCCCTACAGCAACGTGGACGTGCGGAGGCCGGGGACGGAGGATGGGCTGCGGGAGCTGGCGGAAGCGTTGGGTTGGCTGCGTGGGCTGCGGGAGCTCAACCTGGGCTCGTGCCGGCTGGCGGGGCGGCTGCGATTGCTGCTGGG GTCCCTGCAACGCCCGCTGGAGAGCCTGGAGCTGCCCTTCTGCCACCTCCAACCCTGCGACCTCACCTTCCTGGCCCACAGCCCTCACGCCTCGGCCCTGAAGAAGCTCGACCTGAGCGGCAACgacctctcctcctccctcctccccgccttcctccatctcctccccgcCGTCTCCTCCTCCCTCCGCCACCTGGACATGGCCGAGTGCCACCTTGGGGACGCCCACCtccccatcctgctgccacctctgcGGCGCTGCGCCCTCCTCTCCTACCTCGGCCTCTTTGGCAACGCGTTGTCCTCAAAGGGGCTGAaagtgctgctggaggggacCCTCCCCCTGACCTCCCTGCGCCTCGTCGTCCACCCCTACCCCATAGACTGCCATGGTGACGACGGTGACGGTGACGTCCCCGAGGGCCGCGTGGCTGCGGTGCGGGATGAGCTGCGTGGGATGCTGCGCAGTGCTGGCAGGGATGAGGAGATGTGGACCAGCAGCCTCCATCACCACGGTGGATTCGACTTCTTTGTGCTGTGA
- the LOC121113107 gene encoding uncharacterized protein LOC121113107 isoform X2 codes for MGPEGVGGDGGFLCGSRRSRRWWVPRWPLKDWEEMVDESRRIARWWMPVWVPQVEMGPSGPTGGATDPTGDPMGGDVSFRSYWWSYRKRWVLQILLAVPQVLQILLVVLWVEMCPSDPTGGPTGPSDPIGGPTRGDVSFRSYWWSYRKRWVLQILLAVPQVLQILLVVLWVEMCPSDPTGGPTGPSDPIGGPTHGDVSFRSYWWSHTWRCVLQILLVVLWVEMCPSDPIGGPTGGDLSFRSHWWCHRSYWGSHGWRCVLQILLVVPHVEMCPSDPIGGSMGRDVSFRSYWWSHRWRFVLQIPLVVPQILLGIPWVEMCPSDPIGGPTGRDGSFKSYWWSHRSFRSYWWSHRWRCVLQIPLVVPHILRSHWWSHMSFRLHWWSQTSFRPH; via the exons ATGGGCCCAGAAGGAGTGGGAGGAGATGGTGGGTTCCTATGTGGGTCCAGAAGGTCCAGGAGATGGTGGGTTCCAAGATGGCCCCTGAAGGACTGGGAGGAGATGGTGGATGAGTCCAGAAGGATCgcgaggtggtggatgcccGTATGGGTCCCACAGGTGGAGATGGGTCCTTCAGGTCCCACCGGTGGTGCCACAGATCCTACTGGGGATCCCATGGGTGGAGATGTGTCCTTCAGATCCTACTGGTGGTCCTACAGGAAGAGATGGGTCCTTCAGATCCTACTGGCTGTCCCACAGGTCCTTCAGATCCTATTGGTGGTCCTATGGGTGGAGATGTGCCCTTCAGATCCTACTGGTGGTCCCACAGGTCCTTCAGATCCTATTGGTGGTCCCACAC GTGGAGATGTGTCCTTCAGATCCTATTGGTGGTCCTACAGGAAGAGATGGGTCCTTCAGATCCTACTGGCTGTCCCACAGGTCCTTCAGATCCTATTGGTGGTCCTATGGGTGGAGATGTGCCCTTCAGATCCTACTGGTGGTCCCACAGGTCCTTCAGATCCTATTGGTGGTCCCACACATGGAGATGTGTCCTTCAGATCCTATTGGTGGTCCCACACGTGGAGATGTGTCCTTCAGATCCTATTGGTGGTTCTATGGGTAGAGATGTGTCCTTCAGATCCTATTGGTGGTCCCACAGGTGGAGATTTGTCCTTCAGATCCCACTGGTGGTGCCACAGATCCTATTGGGGATCCCATGGGTGGAGATGTGTCCTTCAGATCCTATTGGTGGTCCCACACGTGGAGATGTGTCCTTCAGATCCTATTGGTGGTTCTATGGGTAGAGATGTGTCCTTCAGATCCTACTGGTGGTCCCACAGGTGGAGATTTGTCCTTCAGATCCCACTGGTGGTGCCACAGATCCTATTGGGGATCCCATGGGTGGAGATGTGTCCTTCAGATCCTATTGGTGGTCCTACAGGTAGAGATGGGTCCTTCAAATCCTACTGGTGGTCCCACAGGTCCTTCAGATCCTATTGGTGGTCCCACAGGTGGAGATGTGTCCTTCAGATCCCACTGGTGGTACCACACATCCTCAGATCCCACTGGTGGTCCCACATGTCCTTCAGACTCCACTGGTGGTCCCAGACGTCCTTCAGACCCCACTGA
- the LOC121113107 gene encoding uncharacterized protein LOC121113107 isoform X4 — protein sequence MGPEGVGGDGGFLCGSRRSRRWWVPRWPLKDWEEMVDESRRIARWWMPVWVPQVEMGPSGPTGGATDPTGDPMGGDVSFRSYWWSYRKRWVLQILLAVPQVLQILLVVLWVEMCPSDPTGGPTGPSDPIGGPTRGDVSFRSYWWSYRWRCVLQILLVVLWVEMCPSDPIGGPTGGDLSFRSHWWCHRSYWWSHRWRCVLQILLVVLQEEMGPSDPTGCPTGPSDPIGGPMGGDVPFRSYWWSHRSFRSYWWSHTWRCVLQILLVVPHVEMCPSDPIGGSMGRDVSFRSYWWSHRWRFVLQIPLVVPQILLGIPWVEMCPSDPIGGPTRGDVSFRSYWWFYG from the coding sequence ATGGGCCCAGAAGGAGTGGGAGGAGATGGTGGGTTCCTATGTGGGTCCAGAAGGTCCAGGAGATGGTGGGTTCCAAGATGGCCCCTGAAGGACTGGGAGGAGATGGTGGATGAGTCCAGAAGGATCgcgaggtggtggatgcccGTATGGGTCCCACAGGTGGAGATGGGTCCTTCAGGTCCCACCGGTGGTGCCACAGATCCTACTGGGGATCCCATGGGTGGAGATGTGTCCTTCAGATCCTACTGGTGGTCCTACAGGAAGAGATGGGTCCTTCAGATCCTACTGGCTGTCCCACAGGTCCTTCAGATCCTATTGGTGGTCCTATGGGTGGAGATGTGCCCTTCAGATCCTACTGGTGGTCCCACAGGTCCTTCAGATCCTATTGGTGGTCCCACACGTGGAGATGTGTCCTTCAGATCCTATTGGTGGTCCTACAGGTGGAGATGTGTCCTTCAGATCCTATTGGTGGTTCTATGGGTAGAGATGTGTCCTTCAGATCCTATTGGTGGTCCCACAGGTGGAGATTTGTCCTTCAGATCCCACTGGTGGTGCCACAGATCCTATTGGTGGTCCCACAGGTGGAGATGTGTCCTTCAGATCCTATTGGTGGTCCTACAGGAAGAGATGGGTCCTTCAGATCCTACTGGCTGTCCCACAGGTCCTTCAGATCCTATTGGTGGTCCTATGGGTGGAGATGTGCCCTTCAGATCCTACTGGTGGTCCCACAGGTCCTTCAGATCCTATTGGTGGTCCCACACATGGAGATGTGTCCTTCAGATCCTATTGGTGGTCCCACACGTGGAGATGTGTCCTTCAGATCCTATTGGTGGTTCTATGGGTAGAGATGTGTCCTTCAGATCCTATTGGTGGTCCCACAGGTGGAGATTTGTCCTTCAGATCCCACTGGTGGTGCCACAGATCCTATTGGGGATCCCATGGGTGGAGATGTGTCCTTCAGATCCTATTGGTGGTCCCACACGTGGAGATGTGTCCTTCAGATCCTATTGGTGGTTCTATGGGTAG
- the LOC121113107 gene encoding uncharacterized protein LOC121113107 isoform X1, translating to MGPEGVGGDGGFLCGSRRSRRWWVPRWPLKDWEEMVDESRRIARWWMPVWVPQVEMGPSGPTGGATDPTGDPMGGDVSFRSYWWSYRKRWVLQILLAVPQVLQILLVVLWVEMCPSDPTGGPTGPSDPIGGPTRGDVSFRSYWWSYRWRCVLQILLVVLWVEMCPSDPIGGPTGGDLSFRSHWWCHRSYWWSHRWRCVLQILLVVLQEEMGPSDPIGGPTHGDVSFRSYWWSHTWRCVLQILLVVLWVEMCPSDPIGGPTGGDLSFRSHWWCHRSYWGSHGWRCVLQILLVVPHVEMCPSDPIGGSMGRDVSFRSYWWSHRWRFVLQIPLVVPQILLGIPWVEMCPSDPIGGPTGRDGSFKSYWWSHRSFRSYWWSHRWRCVLQIPLVVPHILRSHWWSHMSFRLHWWSQTSFRPH from the exons ATGGGCCCAGAAGGAGTGGGAGGAGATGGTGGGTTCCTATGTGGGTCCAGAAGGTCCAGGAGATGGTGGGTTCCAAGATGGCCCCTGAAGGACTGGGAGGAGATGGTGGATGAGTCCAGAAGGATCgcgaggtggtggatgcccGTATGGGTCCCACAGGTGGAGATGGGTCCTTCAGGTCCCACCGGTGGTGCCACAGATCCTACTGGGGATCCCATGGGTGGAGATGTGTCCTTCAGATCCTACTGGTGGTCCTACAGGAAGAGATGGGTCCTTCAGATCCTACTGGCTGTCCCACAGGTCCTTCAGATCCTATTGGTGGTCCTATGGGTGGAGATGTGCCCTTCAGATCCTACTGGTGGTCCCACAGGTCCTTCAGATCCTATTGGTGGTCCCACACGTGGAGATGTGTCCTTCAGATCCTATTGGTGGTCCTACAGGTGGAGATGTGTCCTTCAGATCCTATTGGTGGTTCTATGGGTAGAGATGTGTCCTTCAGATCCTATTGGTGGTCCCACAGGTGGAGATTTGTCCTTCAGATCCCACTGGTGGTGCCACAGATCCTATTGGTGGTCCCACAGGTGGAGATGTGTCCTTCAGATCCTATTGGTGGTCCTACAGGAAGAGATGG GTCCTTCAGATCCTATTGGTGGTCCCACACATGGAGATGTGTCCTTCAGATCCTATTGGTGGTCCCACACGTGGAGATGTGTCCTTCAGATCCTATTGGTGGTTCTATGGGTAGAGATGTGTCCTTCAGATCCTATTGGTGGTCCCACAGGTGGAGATTTGTCCTTCAGATCCCACTGGTGGTGCCACAGATCCTATTGGGGATCCCATGGGTGGAGATGTGTCCTTCAGATCCTATTGGTGGTCCCACACGTGGAGATGTGTCCTTCAGATCCTATTGGTGGTTCTATGGGTAGAGATGTGTCCTTCAGATCCTACTGGTGGTCCCACAGGTGGAGATTTGTCCTTCAGATCCCACTGGTGGTGCCACAGATCCTATTGGGGATCCCATGGGTGGAGATGTGTCCTTCAGATCCTATTGGTGGTCCTACAGGTAGAGATGGGTCCTTCAAATCCTACTGGTGGTCCCACAGGTCCTTCAGATCCTATTGGTGGTCCCACAGGTGGAGATGTGTCCTTCAGATCCCACTGGTGGTACCACACATCCTCAGATCCCACTGGTGGTCCCACATGTCCTTCAGACTCCACTGGTGGTCCCAGACGTCCTTCAGACCCCACTGA
- the LOC121113107 gene encoding uncharacterized protein LOC121113107 isoform X3, whose product MGPEGVGGDGGFLCGSRRSRRWWVPRWPLKDWEEMVDESRRIARWWMPVWVPQVEMGPSGPTGGATDPTGDPMGGDVSFRSYWWSHTWRCVLQILLVVLWVEMCPSDPIGGPTGGDLSFRSHWWCHRSYWWSHRWRCVLQILLVVLQEEMGPSDPIGGPTHGDVSFRSYWWSHTWRCVLQILLVVLWVEMCPSDPIGGPTGGDLSFRSHWWCHRSYWGSHGWRCVLQILLVVPHVEMCPSDPIGGSMGRDVSFRSYWWSHRWRFVLQIPLVVPQILLGIPWVEMCPSDPIGGPTGRDGSFKSYWWSHRSFRSYWWSHRWRCVLQIPLVVPHILRSHWWSHMSFRLHWWSQTSFRPH is encoded by the exons ATGGGCCCAGAAGGAGTGGGAGGAGATGGTGGGTTCCTATGTGGGTCCAGAAGGTCCAGGAGATGGTGGGTTCCAAGATGGCCCCTGAAGGACTGGGAGGAGATGGTGGATGAGTCCAGAAGGATCgcgaggtggtggatgcccGTATGGGTCCCACAGGTGGAGATGGGTCCTTCAGGTCCCACCGGTGGTGCCACAGATCCTACTGGGGATCCCATGGGTGGAGATGT GTCCTTCAGATCCTATTGGTGGTCCCACAC GTGGAGATGTGTCCTTCAGATCCTATTGGTGGTTCTATGGGTAGAGATGTGTCCTTCAGATCCTATTGGTGGTCCCACAGGTGGAGATTTGTCCTTCAGATCCCACTGGTGGTGCCACAGATCCTATTGGTGGTCCCACAGGTGGAGATGTGTCCTTCAGATCCTATTGGTGGTCCTACAGGAAGAGATGG GTCCTTCAGATCCTATTGGTGGTCCCACACATGGAGATGTGTCCTTCAGATCCTATTGGTGGTCCCACACGTGGAGATGTGTCCTTCAGATCCTATTGGTGGTTCTATGGGTAGAGATGTGTCCTTCAGATCCTATTGGTGGTCCCACAGGTGGAGATTTGTCCTTCAGATCCCACTGGTGGTGCCACAGATCCTATTGGGGATCCCATGGGTGGAGATGTGTCCTTCAGATCCTATTGGTGGTCCCACACGTGGAGATGTGTCCTTCAGATCCTATTGGTGGTTCTATGGGTAGAGATGTGTCCTTCAGATCCTACTGGTGGTCCCACAGGTGGAGATTTGTCCTTCAGATCCCACTGGTGGTGCCACAGATCCTATTGGGGATCCCATGGGTGGAGATGTGTCCTTCAGATCCTATTGGTGGTCCTACAGGTAGAGATGGGTCCTTCAAATCCTACTGGTGGTCCCACAGGTCCTTCAGATCCTATTGGTGGTCCCACAGGTGGAGATGTGTCCTTCAGATCCCACTGGTGGTACCACACATCCTCAGATCCCACTGGTGGTCCCACATGTCCTTCAGACTCCACTGGTGGTCCCAGACGTCCTTCAGACCCCACTGA
- the LOC121113107 gene encoding uncharacterized protein LOC121113107 isoform X6, with protein sequence MGPTGGDGSFRSHRWCHRSYWGSHGWRCVLQILLVVLQEEMGPSDPIGGPTRGDVSFRSYWWSYRWRCVLQILLVVLWVEMCPSDPIGGPTGGDLSFRSHWWCHRSYWWSHRWRCVLQILLVVLQEEMGPSDPIGGPTHGDVSFRSYWWSHTWRCVLQILLVVLWVEMCPSDPIGGPTGGDLSFRSHWWCHRSYWGSHGWRCVLQILLVVPHVEMCPSDPIGGSMGRDVSFRSYWWSHRWRFVLQIPLVVPQILLGIPWVEMCPSDPIGGPTGRDGSFKSYWWSHRSFRSYWWSHRWRCVLQIPLVVPHILRSHWWSHMSFRLHWWSQTSFRPH encoded by the exons ATGGGTCCCACAGGTGGAGATGGGTCCTTCAGGTCCCACCGGTGGTGCCACAGATCCTACTGGGGATCCCATGGGTGGAGATGTGTCCTTCAGATCCTACTGGTGGTCCTACAGGAAGAGATGG GTCCTTCAGATCCTATTGGTGGTCCCACACGTGGAGATGTGTCCTTCAGATCCTATTGGTGGTCCTACAGGTGGAGATGTGTCCTTCAGATCCTATTGGTGGTTCTATGGGTAGAGATGTGTCCTTCAGATCCTATTGGTGGTCCCACAGGTGGAGATTTGTCCTTCAGATCCCACTGGTGGTGCCACAGATCCTATTGGTGGTCCCACAGGTGGAGATGTGTCCTTCAGATCCTATTGGTGGTCCTACAGGAAGAGATGG GTCCTTCAGATCCTATTGGTGGTCCCACACATGGAGATGTGTCCTTCAGATCCTATTGGTGGTCCCACACGTGGAGATGTGTCCTTCAGATCCTATTGGTGGTTCTATGGGTAGAGATGTGTCCTTCAGATCCTATTGGTGGTCCCACAGGTGGAGATTTGTCCTTCAGATCCCACTGGTGGTGCCACAGATCCTATTGGGGATCCCATGGGTGGAGATGTGTCCTTCAGATCCTATTGGTGGTCCCACACGTGGAGATGTGTCCTTCAGATCCTATTGGTGGTTCTATGGGTAGAGATGTGTCCTTCAGATCCTACTGGTGGTCCCACAGGTGGAGATTTGTCCTTCAGATCCCACTGGTGGTGCCACAGATCCTATTGGGGATCCCATGGGTGGAGATGTGTCCTTCAGATCCTATTGGTGGTCCTACAGGTAGAGATGGGTCCTTCAAATCCTACTGGTGGTCCCACAGGTCCTTCAGATCCTATTGGTGGTCCCACAGGTGGAGATGTGTCCTTCAGATCCCACTGGTGGTACCACACATCCTCAGATCCCACTGGTGGTCCCACATGTCCTTCAGACTCCACTGGTGGTCCCAGACGTCCTTCAGACCCCACTGA